Proteins from a single region of Pseudomonas sp. 10S4:
- a CDS encoding MarR family winged helix-turn-helix transcriptional regulator — MLDSQCLCINLRRAARGVSRHYDGALDGFGINVAQYSLLCNLQRLDQPSISTLAEAMGLDRSTLGRNLRVLEGEGLVALNEGEDMRNRIVRLTEAGAERLAAALPAWEAAQQRLIDRLGAEKRETLLKLLDELA, encoded by the coding sequence ATGCTCGATTCCCAATGTTTATGTATCAACCTGCGTCGCGCCGCTCGTGGCGTCAGCAGGCATTACGACGGCGCTCTCGACGGCTTCGGGATCAACGTTGCCCAGTATTCTTTGCTGTGCAATCTGCAGCGTCTGGATCAACCGAGTATTTCCACCCTGGCCGAAGCCATGGGCCTGGACCGCAGCACCCTGGGGCGCAATCTGCGGGTGCTGGAAGGCGAGGGGCTGGTGGCGCTGAACGAGGGCGAGGATATGCGCAATCGCATCGTCAGGCTCACCGAGGCTGGCGCTGAGCGCCTGGCAGCGGCGTTGCCGGCCTGGGAAGCGGCGCAGCAGCGGCTGATTGATCGTCTGGGCGCCGAAAAACGTGAAACCTTGCTGAAGTTGCTGGACGAACTGGCTTGA
- a CDS encoding MFS transporter has protein sequence MTSMWRTCGWVLVGSALILALSLGVRHGFGLFLAPMSAEFGWGRETFAFAIALQNLIWGLAQPFTGALADRFGAAKVVLVGGVLYAGGLVCMGLSDSAVTLSLSAGLLIGIGLSGTSFSVILGVVGRAVPPEKRSMGMGIASAAGSFGQFAVLPGTLGLIGWLGWSAALLVLGLLVALIVPLVSMLKDKPLPVLGHEQTLSEALREACSHSGFWLLAFGFFVCGFQVVFIGVHLPAYLVDQHLPATVGTTVLALIGLFNIFGTYTAGWLGGRMSKPRLLTGLYLLRAVVIGLFLWAPVTTTSAYLFGMAMGFLWLSTVPLTNGTVATLFGVRNLSMLGGIVFLFHQLGSFLGGWLGGVVYDRTGSYDLIWQVAILLSLLAAALNWPVRERPVARLQTQMSAI, from the coding sequence ATGACATCGATGTGGCGTACGTGCGGTTGGGTGTTGGTGGGGAGTGCGCTGATTCTGGCGTTGTCTCTGGGCGTGCGGCATGGCTTCGGGCTGTTCCTGGCGCCGATGAGCGCTGAGTTCGGCTGGGGGCGCGAGACCTTTGCGTTTGCCATCGCCTTGCAGAACCTGATCTGGGGCCTGGCACAGCCGTTCACCGGCGCCCTGGCCGACCGCTTCGGTGCCGCAAAAGTGGTGTTGGTCGGTGGTGTGTTGTACGCGGGGGGCCTGGTCTGCATGGGCTTGTCTGACTCGGCGGTGACCTTGTCCCTGAGTGCCGGTCTGTTGATCGGTATCGGCCTGTCAGGCACCTCGTTCTCAGTGATCCTCGGCGTGGTCGGGCGTGCGGTGCCGCCGGAGAAACGCAGCATGGGCATGGGCATCGCCAGCGCTGCCGGTTCTTTCGGCCAGTTCGCGGTGTTGCCCGGTACGCTGGGGCTGATCGGCTGGCTCGGCTGGTCCGCCGCTTTGTTGGTGCTGGGCTTGCTGGTGGCGTTGATCGTGCCGTTGGTGAGCATGCTCAAGGACAAGCCGCTGCCGGTGCTTGGTCATGAGCAAACCTTGTCCGAAGCCCTGCGTGAAGCCTGTTCCCATTCCGGGTTCTGGCTGCTGGCGTTCGGCTTTTTTGTCTGCGGGTTTCAAGTGGTATTCATCGGCGTGCACCTGCCGGCCTATCTGGTGGATCAACACCTGCCGGCCACCGTCGGCACCACGGTGCTGGCGCTGATCGGGTTGTTCAATATCTTCGGTACTTACACGGCAGGCTGGCTCGGCGGGCGGATGTCCAAGCCGCGCTTGCTCACGGGTTTGTACCTGTTGCGAGCGGTGGTGATCGGGCTGTTCCTGTGGGCGCCGGTTACAACGACCAGTGCTTATCTGTTCGGCATGGCGATGGGCTTTCTGTGGTTGTCCACGGTGCCGTTGACCAATGGCACCGTGGCAACCTTGTTCGGTGTGCGAAACCTGTCCATGCTCGGTGGGATTGTTTTCCTGTTCCACCAGCTCGGATCGTTCCTCGGTGGCTGGTTGGGCGGGGTGGTGTATGACCGTACCGGGAGCTACGACTTGATCTGGCAGGTAGCGATTCTCTTGAGTCTGTTGGCGGCAGCCCTGAATTGGCCAGTGCGTGAACGGCCGGTAGCGCGGCTGCAAACCCAGATGAGCGCGATATGA
- a CDS encoding glutathione peroxidase → MLMRWLAVPALLMAFTGLAQAAECPELLQGSLPKLRAKESIDLCQRYAGKPLVVVNTASFCGFAPQFKGLEALYQRYKDQGLEVLGVPSNDFKQEAKDGAETAKVCYVNYGVTFTMTEPQKVRGDEATHLFKVLAEQSSAPKWNFYKYVIDRQGKVIANFSSLTKPDNPEFIEAVEKAIASKP, encoded by the coding sequence ATGCTGATGCGCTGGCTCGCAGTCCCCGCGTTGCTGATGGCGTTTACCGGATTGGCCCAAGCGGCCGAGTGTCCGGAGCTGTTGCAGGGCTCGCTGCCCAAGTTGCGGGCCAAGGAATCGATCGATCTGTGCCAGCGTTATGCGGGCAAGCCGCTGGTGGTGGTCAATACCGCCAGCTTCTGCGGCTTCGCCCCACAGTTCAAAGGCCTTGAGGCGCTGTATCAGCGTTACAAGGACCAAGGGCTGGAGGTGCTCGGCGTTCCGTCCAATGACTTCAAACAAGAGGCCAAGGACGGCGCTGAGACGGCCAAGGTTTGCTACGTCAACTATGGCGTGACCTTCACCATGACCGAGCCGCAGAAAGTCCGCGGCGACGAGGCGACTCACCTGTTCAAAGTTCTCGCCGAGCAGAGCAGCGCGCCGAAGTGGAATTTCTATAAGTACGTCATCGATCGCCAAGGCAAAGTGATTGCCAATTTCTCCAGCCTGACCAAACCTGACAACCCGGAATTCATCGAGGCCGTAGAGAAAGCCATCGCCTCGAAGCCCTGA
- a CDS encoding adenosylcobinamide-GDP ribazoletransferase: MLPFWIALQFLSSLPIRLPGMPAPQELGRSLLFYPLVGLLFGGLLFALNGLLSGAPLLLHAALLLTAWVLLSGALHLDGLADSADAWLGGFGDRERTLTIMKDPRSGPIAVVTLVLVLLLKFAALLALIEQGHSVVLIVVPLIGRAALLGLFLTTPYVRAGGLGQALADHLPRKAGWQVLAVSALACGLIAGLSGVFAIVLAAVVFVWLRQVMQRRLGGTTGDTAGALLELLEMVVLVGLALVC; the protein is encoded by the coding sequence ATGTTGCCTTTCTGGATCGCCCTGCAATTTTTGAGCAGTCTGCCGATTCGACTCCCGGGCATGCCGGCGCCTCAGGAATTGGGGCGCTCGCTGCTGTTTTATCCGCTGGTCGGGCTGCTGTTCGGCGGGCTGTTGTTTGCGCTGAACGGGTTGTTGTCGGGCGCGCCGTTGTTGCTGCACGCTGCATTGTTGCTGACTGCTTGGGTGTTGCTCAGCGGCGCGCTGCACCTGGATGGCCTGGCCGATAGCGCTGATGCGTGGCTCGGTGGGTTTGGCGACCGGGAACGCACACTAACCATCATGAAAGACCCGCGCAGCGGGCCGATTGCGGTGGTGACCTTGGTGTTGGTGCTGCTGCTTAAATTTGCTGCGTTGCTGGCGCTGATCGAGCAGGGACACAGCGTAGTTTTGATCGTCGTTCCGTTGATTGGCCGTGCGGCGCTGTTGGGGTTGTTCCTGACTACGCCTTATGTGCGTGCCGGTGGGTTGGGGCAGGCGCTGGCTGATCATTTGCCGCGCAAGGCCGGTTGGCAGGTGTTGGCGGTCAGTGCGCTGGCGTGTGGTTTGATTGCTGGGCTGAGCGGCGTGTTCGCTATCGTGCTCGCTGCGGTGGTGTTTGTCTGGTTGCGGCAAGTTATGCAGCGGCGATTGGGTGGCACGACCGGCGATACGGCAGGGGCGTTGTTGGAGTTGTTGGAAATGGTGGTGTTGGTGGGGTTGGCGTTGGTCTGCTGA
- a CDS encoding OmpP1/FadL family transporter, which yields MKKVMLKTTLSLAAALASTQIFAAGFAINEQSISGMGTGFAGRSSSADDASTIYGNPAGMSRIKREQVTGGFAMLDAHTDISQASSSPNSGTNKGDMVPFIAVPMGYYVKPIDDHWAFGIGVYAPFGLVTDYESNFAGRYFGSKSDVKVVTMQPTVSYAFNDKVSIGFGPTINRIDGTLESNLSVTQAAPDGQVKIKGNDTALGYNIGILAQLTDSTRVGLTYHSKVKYKLEGDTKVYYGLLAAVQQNPNQKYDASLGLTTPESVDFSVTHQIDDKWTVYAGSTWTRWSRLQEITVNNKDVPAGLSSQFGTITEEQNWHDTWAHAIGASYQLNKEWVLRTGLSVDQSPTNNVDRSPRIPTGDRKAISFGAGWSPTDDLTIDLAYSYLREESVQVANSNAQGQTYNAKYQNWASGFGVGATYRF from the coding sequence ATGAAAAAAGTAATGCTCAAAACCACCCTTAGCCTCGCCGCTGCCTTGGCATCCACCCAAATTTTCGCAGCTGGCTTTGCCATCAACGAACAAAGTATCAGCGGGATGGGTACAGGTTTTGCCGGGCGATCTTCCTCTGCCGATGACGCAAGCACAATTTATGGCAACCCTGCCGGCATGTCCCGCATCAAGCGGGAACAAGTTACCGGCGGTTTTGCAATGCTCGACGCGCACACCGATATCAGCCAAGCCAGCTCCAGCCCGAACAGCGGCACCAACAAAGGTGACATGGTTCCGTTCATCGCCGTGCCGATGGGCTACTACGTCAAGCCTATCGATGATCATTGGGCATTCGGTATCGGTGTTTACGCACCGTTCGGCCTGGTAACCGACTATGAAAGCAACTTTGCCGGCCGTTACTTCGGCAGCAAGAGCGACGTTAAAGTCGTGACCATGCAGCCGACTGTCAGCTACGCCTTCAACGACAAGGTGTCCATCGGTTTCGGCCCGACCATCAACCGCATCGACGGCACCCTGGAATCGAACCTGTCGGTCACTCAGGCAGCGCCGGATGGCCAGGTCAAGATCAAAGGTAACGATACCGCTCTGGGCTACAACATCGGGATATTGGCTCAGTTGACCGACAGCACTCGCGTCGGCCTGACCTATCACTCGAAAGTGAAGTACAAGCTCGAAGGTGACACTAAGGTCTACTACGGCTTGTTGGCTGCCGTACAGCAAAACCCAAACCAAAAGTACGACGCCTCGCTGGGCTTGACCACGCCTGAATCTGTGGACTTCTCGGTCACTCACCAGATCGACGACAAGTGGACCGTCTACGCGGGCAGCACCTGGACTCGCTGGAGCCGCCTGCAAGAAATCACTGTCAACAACAAAGATGTTCCGGCTGGCCTGAGCAGTCAATTCGGTACCATCACCGAAGAACAAAACTGGCACGACACCTGGGCTCACGCCATCGGTGCCTCGTATCAGCTGAACAAGGAATGGGTACTGCGTACCGGTCTGTCGGTTGACCAGTCGCCAACCAACAACGTCGATCGCTCCCCGCGCATCCCGACAGGTGATCGCAAAGCGATCAGCTTCGGCGCCGGTTGGAGCCCGACTGATGACCTGACCATCGACCTCGCGTACTCGTACCTGCGTGAAGAGTCCGTCCAGGTTGCCAACAGCAATGCCCAAGGCCAGACCTACAACGCCAAGTATCAAAACTGGGCGAGCGGTTTCGGTGTAGGCGCAACCTACCGCTTCTGA
- a CDS encoding sel1 repeat family protein produces MKFRSVSTSVTDTPPPVTPPKRFSMRVAEWLLDSPRLGDNPNVKHFAGRLLKQPAREGVVAAQSRLGQLMCRECGNARDRRIGHDLLRQAARAGDRRAQQELGLIED; encoded by the coding sequence ATGAAGTTTCGCTCAGTATCAACCTCTGTTACCGACACGCCCCCTCCTGTTACCCCACCCAAGCGCTTTTCCATGCGTGTGGCCGAGTGGCTACTGGACAGTCCGCGCCTGGGCGATAACCCCAACGTCAAACACTTTGCCGGACGCTTGCTCAAGCAACCGGCCCGGGAAGGCGTGGTGGCCGCCCAAAGTCGTCTGGGGCAGTTGATGTGCCGCGAGTGTGGCAATGCGCGGGATCGGCGCATCGGTCACGATTTGCTGCGTCAGGCCGCCCGTGCCGGTGACCGGCGCGCTCAGCAGGAACTGGGGTTGATCGAAGACTGA
- the rmuC gene encoding DNA recombination protein RmuC, which yields MLEERLATAQLAQDGLNAQLDACRDEIGDLSQANSAKQADLAAVRREVELLQIERDDARDASHAWNIERAGKEAELRRLDAQAASLNAELREQQESHQQRLNDLQGSRDELRAQFAELAGKIFDEREQRFAETSQQRLGQLLDPLKERIQSFEKRVEESYQAEARERFSLAKELERLQQLNLRLSDEATNLTRALKGQKTQGNWGELILERVLEHAGLEKGREYQTQVTLKGPDGERFQPDVIIYLPGDKQVVVDSKVSLTAYQQYVAAEDDAIGQVAIKQHVLSLRNHVKGLSGKDYKRLDGLHSLDFVLLFVPIEAAFSAALQAEPTLFQEAFDRNIVIVSPTTLLATLRVIDSLWKQERQTQNAREIAERAGWLYDKFVLFIQDLDEVGNRLQQLDKAYSSARNKLTEGRGNLVSRSEQLKLLGARASKSLPADLLERAMTDVDGLAELPE from the coding sequence TTGCTGGAAGAGCGGTTGGCCACGGCCCAATTGGCTCAGGACGGTTTGAACGCCCAGCTCGATGCGTGCCGCGACGAAATCGGCGACCTGAGCCAGGCCAATTCCGCCAAGCAGGCCGACCTGGCCGCTGTACGCCGTGAAGTCGAGTTGCTGCAAATCGAGCGCGACGATGCCCGCGACGCGTCCCACGCCTGGAATATCGAGCGCGCCGGCAAAGAGGCTGAGTTGCGTCGCCTCGACGCGCAGGCTGCATCCCTCAACGCCGAGCTGCGTGAGCAACAGGAAAGCCATCAGCAGCGCCTCAACGACCTCCAGGGCTCGCGCGACGAGCTGCGGGCGCAGTTCGCCGAGCTGGCGGGGAAAATCTTCGACGAGCGCGAGCAGCGTTTCGCCGAGACCAGTCAGCAGCGCCTGGGGCAGTTGCTCGATCCGTTGAAGGAACGCATCCAGTCCTTCGAAAAACGCGTCGAAGAAAGTTACCAGGCCGAGGCGCGAGAACGCTTTTCCCTGGCCAAGGAACTGGAGCGCCTGCAGCAGTTGAACCTGCGCCTGAGTGACGAAGCCACCAACCTGACCCGGGCCTTGAAAGGCCAGAAAACCCAAGGCAACTGGGGTGAGCTGATTCTTGAGCGGGTGCTTGAACACGCGGGCCTGGAGAAGGGCCGTGAGTACCAGACTCAGGTCACCCTCAAAGGCCCGGACGGCGAGCGTTTCCAGCCGGACGTCATCATTTATTTGCCCGGCGACAAGCAGGTGGTGGTCGACTCCAAGGTCAGTCTCACGGCTTATCAGCAATACGTGGCGGCCGAAGACGATGCCATCGGCCAGGTCGCCATCAAGCAGCACGTGCTGTCGCTGCGTAATCACGTCAAAGGGCTGTCCGGCAAGGATTACAAGCGACTGGATGGCTTGCATAGCCTGGATTTCGTTCTGCTTTTCGTGCCTATCGAAGCCGCGTTTTCAGCGGCATTGCAAGCCGAGCCGACGCTGTTTCAGGAGGCCTTTGACCGCAACATCGTGATCGTCAGCCCGACCACGTTGCTCGCCACGTTGCGGGTCATAGACAGCCTGTGGAAGCAAGAGCGTCAGACTCAGAACGCCCGGGAAATCGCCGAGCGAGCCGGATGGCTGTACGACAAGTTTGTGCTGTTCATCCAGGATCTGGACGAGGTGGGCAATCGCTTGCAGCAGCTGGATAAAGCCTACAGCTCGGCGCGCAATAAGCTGACAGAAGGGCGCGGTAATCTGGTCAGTCGCAGCGAGCAACTGAAGCTGCTCGGGGCGCGGGCGAGCAAGAGCTTGCCGGCGGATTTACTGGAGCGGGCAATGACCGATGTGGATGGCTTGGCCGAGTTGCCGGAGTAA
- a CDS encoding histidine phosphatase family protein: MTLRLDLLRHGETELGGGLRGSLDDALTDKGWAQLRAAVIGQGPWDRLVSSPLQRCARFAEELGGQLGLPVQLEKDLQELHFGAWEGQNTAQLMKTSAEALGLFWTDPYSFTPPEGEPVADFSARILAAVERLHATYAGERVLLITHGGVMKLLLAQARGLPREQLLNVEVAHAALYSLSVGSGLLLREAL, translated from the coding sequence ATGACCTTGCGCCTGGACCTGTTGCGCCACGGCGAGACCGAACTCGGTGGCGGCTTGCGCGGCAGCCTCGACGACGCACTGACCGACAAGGGCTGGGCGCAATTGCGTGCGGCAGTGATCGGGCAGGGGCCTTGGGATCGACTGGTCAGCTCGCCGTTGCAGCGTTGCGCACGGTTCGCCGAGGAACTGGGCGGGCAACTCGGCTTGCCGGTTCAGCTGGAAAAAGACCTGCAAGAACTGCATTTCGGTGCATGGGAAGGGCAGAACACGGCGCAGCTGATGAAAACCAGCGCCGAGGCATTGGGGTTGTTCTGGACCGATCCGTATTCGTTTACCCCGCCTGAGGGTGAGCCGGTAGCGGACTTTTCGGCGCGGATATTGGCGGCGGTCGAGCGGTTGCACGCGACCTACGCGGGCGAGCGCGTGTTGCTGATCACCCATGGCGGCGTGATGAAATTGCTGCTGGCCCAGGCTCGAGGCTTGCCCCGCGAACAGTTGCTCAATGTCGAAGTCGCCCACGCGGCGTTGTATTCGCTGTCGGTGGGTTCCGGCCTGTTGCTGCGGGAAGCGCTCTGA